GCCGATAACGCCAAGCTAACCGGCGCAGTCTTGCTGCGTTCGGCTCATCGGCTTGTTATTTGGCAAAATATTCAACATCAGGCAGCCCTTCAAAGTCACTGGCCTGGGTCCATAAAGTTGCATTGAATTTTTGTGCAGTAGCAAAAATTATACTATCTGCAAGTGGCAGCTTGTTAACGACACCATAGTTCGCAGCATCTATCGCCAACTGACTATCAAGTGAAATAACTCTAGCTTGCTTCATCTGTGCAATTACCGCTAACGCGGCTTCTTCATCGCGTTGACGCAGCACATGTTTGAAAACCTCGGCGATTGT
This portion of the Pseudomonadota bacterium genome encodes:
- a CDS encoding type II toxin-antitoxin system VapC family toxin, which produces MNVVDSSAWLSYFAGDKNSAAFAKAIEALDLLLVPSITIAEVFKHVLRQRDEEAALAVIAQMKQARVISLDSQLAIDAANYGVVNKLPLADSIIFATAQKFNATLWTQASDFEGLPDVEYFAK